The Amycolatopsis sp. DG1A-15b genome window below encodes:
- a CDS encoding MFS transporter: MFGPGFAALIGLFMLTVVYRFDGVSALQIALGLSSQSVLMIVLLPYLVAAALTVLVGLLLGARFPTAVTIPATGFLFLGVLLAAFTPGSGLLLIGRALSGLGTGAAAGAAAALILKLRRRRGVVAGVAAAPGVLALLLAPVIGQLISEALGFRVIHLAAIPFLLVALIVSAVLGLVKLTAAKRQVPPHGVPYPPAGFTGGPWPSGGA; the protein is encoded by the coding sequence GTGTTCGGGCCTGGGTTCGCCGCCCTGATCGGGTTGTTCATGCTGACCGTCGTCTACCGGTTCGACGGCGTGTCGGCCCTCCAGATCGCCCTCGGCTTGTCCAGTCAGAGCGTGCTGATGATCGTGCTGCTCCCCTACCTGGTCGCCGCGGCCCTCACCGTGCTCGTCGGGCTCCTGCTCGGCGCCCGCTTTCCCACGGCCGTGACCATCCCCGCGACCGGCTTCCTGTTCCTCGGCGTCCTGCTGGCCGCCTTCACCCCGGGCAGCGGACTCCTGCTGATCGGGCGCGCCTTGTCCGGGCTCGGCACGGGTGCGGCGGCCGGTGCGGCCGCCGCGCTGATCCTGAAACTCCGCCGTCGACGCGGTGTCGTCGCCGGCGTGGCCGCCGCGCCCGGCGTGCTCGCCCTGCTGCTCGCGCCGGTCATCGGCCAGCTGATCTCCGAAGCGCTGGGGTTCCGGGTGATCCATCTCGCCGCGATCCCGTTCCTGCTCGTGGCGCTCATCGTCAGCGCGGTCCTCGGCCTCGTCAAGCTCACCGCGGCCAAACGCCAGGTTCCGCCCCACGGCGTGCCGTACCCGCCTGCCGGGTTCACCGGCGGCCCGTGGCCATCGGGCGGCGCCTGA
- a CDS encoding serine/threonine-protein kinase: MKPLEPGEPRQAGKYRLVAALGEGGMGRVLLGVAPDGRLVALKQVHAEFARDARFRSRFRQEVLASQRVSGAFTAAVMDADADAETPWLASVFVTGPSLKEAVEATGPLPVEAVRRLAVGLATALIEIHRVGLIHRDLKPGNVLLTGDGPRVIDFGIARATEGGADLTGTGGIVGSPAFMSPEQAESRPLTPASDVFSLGGLLVMAATGRGPFPGSTTAQLLYNVVHAVPDLTGLPPEIRTLVEPCLAKDPTRRPSPQRILDFLGPVAPGTRPWPDTVHRLIEAQDTAVRTALSWPAPVPLPPPPRRRRWFPVVTALAAVAALAGGSLVAVLATRAGADPPTAGANLDPTSLETLRRTDPCKVLNDVRVQDAGKLSAVPDSGYFDRCEYRTKSGEKISIKLGDEIYVEGGRPAEDLDGRPVLFTEISGSTCDASVQVPAQPQLGVTALAETCGLAKTTLAKVLERVRGGAGYDLAPGTLLASDPCTVLDKTAVTPVLGPVREVKLNRLRECEWTAATSLRLTFDKGYSSVPDDGSPVDLGGVIGTRHPTGDSCAVSWNHRQFDAKRTEHIRIFASKTGGGACDTAVAFGKALVGKLPKA, encoded by the coding sequence GTGAAGCCGCTGGAGCCGGGCGAGCCCCGGCAAGCCGGGAAGTACCGCCTCGTGGCCGCGCTCGGCGAGGGCGGCATGGGCCGCGTCCTGCTCGGCGTCGCCCCGGACGGCCGGCTGGTCGCGCTCAAGCAGGTGCACGCGGAGTTCGCGCGCGACGCCCGCTTCCGCAGCCGGTTCCGGCAGGAAGTGCTGGCTTCGCAACGGGTTTCCGGCGCGTTCACGGCGGCGGTCATGGACGCCGACGCCGACGCCGAAACGCCGTGGCTCGCTTCGGTGTTCGTCACCGGGCCATCGCTGAAGGAAGCCGTCGAAGCGACCGGACCGCTGCCGGTCGAGGCGGTGCGACGGCTCGCCGTCGGCCTGGCGACCGCGCTGATCGAGATCCACCGGGTCGGGCTGATCCACCGCGACCTCAAGCCCGGCAACGTGCTGCTGACCGGGGACGGGCCGCGGGTGATCGACTTCGGCATCGCCCGCGCGACTGAAGGCGGCGCCGACCTCACCGGCACCGGCGGCATCGTCGGCTCCCCCGCGTTCATGTCCCCCGAGCAGGCCGAAAGCCGCCCGCTGACCCCGGCGAGCGACGTCTTCTCCCTCGGCGGCCTGCTGGTGATGGCGGCGACCGGCCGCGGCCCGTTCCCCGGCTCGACGACGGCGCAGCTGCTCTACAACGTCGTCCACGCCGTCCCCGACCTGACCGGGCTGCCGCCCGAGATCCGGACCCTCGTCGAGCCGTGCCTGGCCAAGGACCCGACCCGCCGGCCGTCGCCGCAGCGGATCCTCGACTTCCTCGGTCCGGTGGCGCCCGGGACGCGGCCGTGGCCGGACACGGTGCACCGGCTGATCGAAGCGCAGGACACCGCGGTCCGCACCGCGCTGTCCTGGCCGGCGCCCGTGCCACTGCCCCCGCCGCCCCGCCGTCGCCGCTGGTTCCCGGTCGTGACCGCGCTGGCCGCCGTCGCCGCACTCGCCGGGGGCAGCCTGGTGGCGGTGCTGGCGACGAGGGCCGGTGCGGATCCGCCGACCGCGGGCGCGAACCTGGATCCGACCAGCCTGGAAACGCTGCGGCGCACGGATCCGTGCAAGGTGCTGAACGACGTCCGCGTCCAGGACGCGGGCAAGTTGAGCGCCGTCCCGGACTCGGGGTACTTCGACCGCTGCGAATACCGGACGAAGTCCGGCGAAAAGATCTCGATCAAGCTCGGCGACGAGATCTACGTCGAGGGCGGCAGACCGGCCGAGGACCTCGACGGCCGGCCGGTGCTGTTCACCGAGATCAGCGGCAGCACCTGCGACGCCAGCGTCCAGGTCCCCGCGCAGCCGCAGCTGGGCGTGACGGCGCTGGCCGAGACGTGCGGCCTGGCGAAGACCACCCTCGCCAAAGTCCTCGAGCGCGTCCGCGGCGGCGCCGGGTACGACCTGGCACCCGGCACGCTGCTCGCGTCGGACCCGTGCACCGTGCTCGACAAGACCGCGGTGACGCCGGTGCTCGGCCCGGTCCGCGAGGTCAAGCTCAACCGGCTGCGCGAGTGCGAGTGGACGGCGGCGACATCCCTGCGGCTGACCTTCGACAAGGGGTATTCCAGCGTGCCGGACGACGGGAGCCCGGTCGACCTCGGCGGCGTCATCGGCACGCGCCACCCGACCGGCGACAGCTGCGCGGTGTCGTGGAACCACCGCCAGTTCGACGCGAAGCGCACGGAACACATCCGGATCTTCGCCTCGAAAACCGGCGGTGGCGCCTGCGACACAGCGGTGGCGTTCGGCAAGGCCCTGGTGGGGAAACTGCCGAAGGCTTGA
- a CDS encoding DUF6271 family protein has product MQRICLTVPTNRECTATLAEVVAEAAYAAATFPSVEVHLLVLDSSAHFEAHARVLGAARNVRHLDEEAQRDFLRRVISRSGVTKPDFVLDLVLPAALSYGACTNRAFLIAAALGCDSVHRRDSDLRYQTFEGRTVFPIHAELLSIGKPAHRAVTVEDRLDPALRDRTVALVGASFVGEMSVDLHEVRAHPAYHDLVSLWAAPGATEEEKRELVEESFTGWAAFDGDRSVLDVVDPMRVDMHNISFHGLHERLPLPPATDTIGSDYFLIHVANKARLPAVVHNRHIVNFHTAERKTDAGFLAYQVRFAKFVLSMYYFHFIYQRMDSDDPAEIAAIVRESTWQEPDETRIDQLERAYRGLGGRFTGVADHIREHRDRLLDESRRDIDDYAVLIDSWAALIEAARATDV; this is encoded by the coding sequence ATGCAACGCATCTGCCTGACCGTGCCGACGAACCGCGAGTGCACCGCCACCCTCGCGGAGGTCGTCGCGGAGGCGGCCTACGCCGCGGCGACCTTTCCCTCCGTCGAGGTTCACCTGCTGGTGCTGGACTCCTCGGCCCACTTCGAGGCACACGCCCGCGTGCTCGGCGCGGCGCGGAACGTCCGGCACCTCGACGAGGAAGCGCAGCGGGATTTCCTGCGCCGGGTGATCAGCCGATCCGGTGTCACCAAACCCGATTTCGTCCTGGATCTCGTCCTCCCGGCCGCGCTTTCGTACGGCGCGTGCACGAACCGGGCGTTCCTGATCGCGGCCGCGCTGGGGTGCGATTCCGTGCACCGCCGTGACTCGGACCTCCGCTACCAGACTTTCGAGGGCCGGACGGTGTTCCCGATCCACGCCGAGCTGCTGTCGATCGGCAAGCCCGCGCACCGGGCCGTGACGGTGGAGGACCGGCTGGACCCCGCGCTGCGGGACCGGACGGTGGCGCTGGTGGGGGCTTCGTTCGTCGGCGAGATGTCCGTCGACCTCCACGAGGTGCGTGCTCACCCGGCCTACCACGACCTGGTGAGCCTCTGGGCCGCGCCGGGTGCCACCGAGGAGGAAAAGCGGGAACTGGTCGAGGAGTCGTTCACCGGGTGGGCGGCCTTCGACGGCGACCGGTCCGTGCTCGACGTCGTCGACCCGATGCGGGTGGACATGCACAACATCAGCTTCCACGGACTGCACGAACGGCTGCCGCTGCCGCCCGCCACGGACACCATCGGCAGCGACTACTTCCTCATCCACGTCGCGAACAAGGCCCGGCTGCCCGCCGTCGTGCACAACCGCCACATCGTCAACTTCCACACGGCGGAACGGAAGACCGACGCGGGTTTCCTCGCCTACCAGGTGCGGTTCGCCAAGTTCGTGCTGTCGATGTACTACTTCCACTTCATCTACCAGCGGATGGACTCCGACGACCCGGCCGAGATCGCCGCGATCGTGCGGGAGAGCACCTGGCAGGAACCCGACGAGACGCGGATCGACCAGCTGGAGCGGGCGTACCGGGGACTGGGCGGCAGGTTCACCGGCGTCGCCGACCACATCCGGGAACACCGCGACAGGCTGCTCGACGAGAGCCGCCGTGACATCGACGACTATGCGGTGCTGATCGACTCGTGGGCAGCACTGATCGAGGCCGCCCGTGCCACCGATGTCTGA
- a CDS encoding serine/threonine-protein kinase, whose protein sequence is MEPLGPGEPAQVGRYRLLAAVGEGGMGRVLLGVAPDGRLAAVKQVHRGFAHDPGFRERFRREVEVSRLVSGAYTAAVMDADPHAPTPWLASVFVAGPSLQEAVDATGPLPPPAVRHLAAGLASALTGIHRAGLVHRDLKPGNVLLTDDGPRVIDFGIARAAEGSTDLTHTGVILGSPAFMSPEQADGRPLTPASDVFSLGALLVLAVTGRSPFAGASAPQSLYNVVHTHPDLRVLPPEIRALAEPCLAKDPARRPTPAQLLELLGPLPPVQRPWPPAVHALIARHRAEVAAVVAKPPKPRRRGRRIVLAAAAATVVVAGTITAVTLLNGDGGATAAPASSPAPPPVTTTSAPNPDPLGPDKLRGADPCQVLPSVPGLGKLTPQGEVHFFSCTFQTAQRQWMQLTIGGPSAAKGTPAGELDGLPLSLDNNSSGCTASVPVVDRPAATIGVEAGDIGVGKFAQPCDAAKTALTETLNRLRAGSVSAAPPGSLAPVDPCGLVATATAQRIAGPITKVEPRGLHECRWTAGGEISVNLERGRPPVAAKDNSYDKAGTVDLGGLTAYFTADQINPATVNCTVTWPHRPVGEQASENVIVQYTTSASTLTVDETCRQVQDFAKAARPGLPKP, encoded by the coding sequence GTGGAGCCGTTGGGTCCGGGTGAGCCGGCGCAGGTGGGGCGGTACCGGCTGCTCGCCGCGGTCGGCGAGGGCGGGATGGGGCGCGTGCTGCTCGGGGTCGCTCCCGACGGCAGGCTGGCCGCCGTCAAGCAGGTCCACCGCGGCTTCGCGCACGATCCCGGGTTCCGCGAACGGTTCCGCCGCGAGGTCGAGGTCTCCCGGCTCGTCTCGGGCGCCTACACCGCGGCGGTGATGGACGCCGACCCGCACGCGCCGACGCCGTGGCTCGCCTCGGTGTTCGTCGCGGGTCCTTCGCTGCAGGAAGCCGTCGATGCGACCGGGCCGCTGCCGCCGCCCGCGGTGCGGCACCTGGCCGCCGGGCTGGCGTCCGCGCTGACCGGCATCCACCGGGCCGGGCTCGTGCACCGGGACCTCAAGCCGGGCAATGTCCTGCTCACCGACGACGGCCCGCGCGTCATCGACTTCGGCATCGCCCGCGCCGCCGAAGGCAGCACCGACCTGACCCACACCGGGGTCATCCTCGGTTCGCCGGCGTTCATGTCGCCGGAGCAGGCGGACGGGCGGCCGCTGACCCCGGCGAGCGACGTCTTCTCCCTCGGCGCGCTCCTCGTCCTCGCGGTCACCGGGCGCAGTCCGTTCGCCGGGGCGTCGGCTCCGCAGTCGCTGTACAACGTCGTCCACACGCACCCGGACCTGCGGGTGCTCCCGCCCGAGATCCGCGCCCTCGCCGAACCGTGCCTCGCGAAGGACCCGGCCCGGCGGCCGACGCCGGCGCAGCTGCTCGAGCTCCTCGGGCCGCTGCCGCCGGTCCAGCGGCCGTGGCCGCCCGCCGTGCACGCGCTGATCGCCCGCCACCGGGCCGAGGTGGCGGCCGTCGTGGCCAAGCCGCCGAAGCCGCGGCGGCGGGGCCGGCGGATCGTGCTCGCCGCCGCGGCCGCCACGGTCGTCGTGGCCGGCACGATCACCGCAGTCACCCTGCTGAACGGTGACGGTGGCGCGACCGCCGCCCCGGCGAGCAGCCCGGCCCCGCCCCCGGTGACGACGACGTCCGCGCCGAACCCGGATCCGCTCGGCCCGGACAAGCTGCGCGGCGCCGACCCGTGCCAGGTGCTGCCGTCGGTCCCCGGGCTCGGGAAGCTCACCCCGCAGGGTGAAGTCCACTTCTTCTCCTGCACCTTCCAAACCGCGCAACGGCAGTGGATGCAGCTGACGATCGGGGGCCCGTCGGCCGCCAAGGGCACGCCCGCCGGGGAGCTCGACGGCCTGCCGCTCAGCCTCGACAACAACAGCAGCGGCTGCACGGCCTCGGTGCCGGTCGTGGACCGCCCGGCCGCCACCATCGGTGTCGAAGCCGGCGACATCGGGGTGGGGAAGTTCGCCCAGCCGTGCGACGCGGCGAAGACCGCGCTCACCGAAACGCTGAACCGCCTGCGCGCCGGGAGCGTTTCCGCTGCGCCGCCGGGAAGTCTCGCGCCGGTCGACCCCTGCGGCCTCGTCGCCACCGCGACCGCGCAGCGGATCGCCGGCCCGATCACCAAGGTGGAACCCCGTGGGCTGCACGAGTGCCGCTGGACGGCCGGCGGCGAGATCAGCGTGAACCTCGAACGGGGGCGCCCGCCCGTCGCGGCGAAGGACAACTCCTACGACAAGGCCGGCACCGTCGACCTCGGCGGGCTCACCGCGTACTTCACCGCCGACCAGATCAACCCCGCGACGGTCAACTGCACCGTGACCTGGCCGCACCGGCCGGTCGGCGAACAAGCCTCGGAGAACGTCATCGTCCAGTACACCACTTCCGCCAGCACGCTCACCGTCGACGAAACCTGCCGCCAGGTCCAGGACTTCGCCAAGGCGGCCCGGCCCGGGCTGCCGAAGCCGTGA
- a CDS encoding alcohol dehydrogenase catalytic domain-containing protein, giving the protein MSAYRAFEVTGTRQFALVEREIREPLPGEVRLRVEACGVCHSDTLAVEGLRADTSVPVVPGHEIVGVIDAVGPGVTAWAAGDHVGVGYLNGHCGQCENCRRGDFVNCTDQPWTGTTTDGGYAEVAYARATGLVRIPVGAQPLDVAPLLCAGLTVYRALLTADARPGSLVAVQGIGGLGHLGVQYAKTLGYRVAAIARGTGKAELAVELGADEYIDSTAIDPGQALTRLGGAAAIIATASSGASMSSLVAGLGTRGQLLVVGAAPDPIEVRTPDLIFGTRSVTGALTGSSIENEDSLRLAHDRGIRSRNEIMPLSEAPKAYERMMSGDARFRVVLDTRE; this is encoded by the coding sequence ATGTCCGCCTACCGCGCATTCGAAGTGACCGGAACACGGCAGTTCGCCTTGGTGGAACGCGAAATCCGCGAGCCACTGCCGGGCGAAGTGCGCCTGCGCGTCGAGGCCTGCGGCGTCTGCCACAGCGACACCCTCGCCGTCGAAGGACTGCGCGCCGACACGTCGGTGCCCGTCGTGCCCGGCCACGAAATCGTCGGCGTGATCGACGCCGTCGGCCCCGGCGTCACCGCCTGGGCGGCCGGTGACCACGTCGGCGTCGGCTACCTCAACGGGCACTGCGGCCAGTGCGAAAACTGCCGCCGCGGCGACTTCGTCAACTGCACCGACCAGCCCTGGACCGGCACCACCACCGACGGCGGCTACGCCGAAGTCGCCTACGCCCGCGCCACCGGCCTGGTCCGGATCCCCGTCGGCGCGCAGCCCCTGGACGTCGCACCGCTGCTGTGCGCGGGGCTCACGGTGTATCGCGCGCTGCTGACGGCCGACGCACGACCCGGGTCGCTGGTGGCCGTGCAGGGCATCGGCGGTCTCGGCCACCTCGGCGTCCAGTACGCCAAGACGCTCGGCTACCGCGTCGCCGCGATCGCCCGCGGCACCGGGAAAGCCGAACTGGCCGTCGAACTCGGCGCCGACGAGTACATCGACAGCACCGCTATCGACCCGGGTCAGGCGCTGACGCGGCTCGGCGGTGCCGCCGCGATCATCGCGACGGCGTCCAGTGGCGCGTCGATGTCCTCGCTCGTGGCCGGGCTCGGTACTCGCGGGCAGCTGCTCGTCGTCGGCGCGGCCCCCGACCCGATCGAAGTCCGCACCCCGGACCTGATCTTCGGCACCCGCTCGGTGACCGGCGCGCTCACCGGTTCTTCGATCGAGAACGAGGACAGTCTCCGGCTGGCCCACGACCGCGGAATCCGCAGCCGCAATGAGATCATGCCGCTGTCCGAGGCGCCCAAGGCCTACGAGCGGATGATGTCAGGCGACGCGCGGTTCCGTGTCGTCCTCGACACCCGGGAATGA
- a CDS encoding alpha/beta hydrolase, with protein sequence MDADQFWALPGVTGGIRRAGFPVLAPNRLHRPPNWHAESEHLAAFLPEQPVAVVAGSNGCSAATRLALAFPTRIARLLLAWPATAGDITVDSHTRAGLAASGASDQNIRALLDGQTLRGVTDNELATLTMPVSVLPSAPENPFHQRRTVDSIRRLLPGSEELYGCPEPPRPDFPSHLDRLLASITKFADR encoded by the coding sequence ATGGACGCTGACCAGTTCTGGGCGCTGCCTGGAGTCACAGGCGGCATCCGACGAGCAGGCTTCCCGGTGCTGGCTCCCAACCGTCTTCACCGGCCACCAAACTGGCACGCTGAATCCGAGCACCTCGCAGCATTCCTGCCCGAGCAGCCCGTCGCCGTGGTTGCCGGGTCAAACGGGTGCTCAGCAGCCACGCGCCTCGCGCTGGCTTTCCCGACCCGGATCGCACGGCTGCTCCTGGCGTGGCCCGCCACAGCTGGGGACATCACCGTGGACTCCCACACCCGCGCCGGTCTGGCAGCCTCCGGCGCATCGGACCAGAATATCCGCGCCTTGCTGGACGGGCAGACGTTGCGCGGCGTCACCGACAACGAACTGGCCACACTCACCATGCCGGTCAGCGTGCTTCCGTCAGCCCCGGAGAACCCATTCCACCAGCGGCGCACGGTCGATTCCATCCGGCGGCTTCTGCCAGGCAGCGAGGAACTCTACGGCTGCCCGGAGCCACCCCGGCCCGACTTCCCCTCCCACCTGGACAGGCTGCTCGCCTCGATCACCAAGTTCGCTGACCGATAA
- a CDS encoding zinc-binding dehydrogenase has translation MGREKRTRGPGVRAVDYAAPDWAGRLPGLDVVFDEVGGSAAPARLRDGGRFSGYGMSSGAPTPLTDADRRRLTVADMSQLPEFWPDTPRRIRHVLTETAAGRLRPVLTRIYPLREAAAAHEDFGQRRVTGKLLTPLPRS, from the coding sequence GTGGGCCGGGAGAAGCGCACGCGAGGCCCGGGGGTGCGGGCCGTCGACTACGCGGCCCCGGACTGGGCCGGGCGGCTGCCCGGGCTGGACGTGGTGTTCGACGAGGTCGGCGGCTCGGCCGCGCCGGCCCGGCTGCGCGACGGCGGCCGGTTCTCCGGCTACGGCATGAGCAGCGGCGCGCCGACCCCCCTCACCGACGCGGACCGCCGCCGGCTCACGGTGGCGGACATGTCCCAGCTCCCGGAGTTCTGGCCGGACACCCCGCGCCGGATCCGGCACGTGCTGACGGAGACCGCGGCAGGCCGGCTGCGGCCGGTCCTCACCCGGATCTACCCGCTGCGCGAGGCCGCCGCCGCGCACGAGGACTTCGGACAACGCCGGGTGACCGGCAAGCTCCTGACGCCGCTGCCTAGGTCATGA
- a CDS encoding NAD(P)/FAD-dependent oxidoreductase: MAQRDFDVIVLGGGAPGEHTAAAIAAGGLRVAVVERELLGGECSYWACIPSKTLLRPGEALAAARDVPGAREAITGRTDAAAALAWRDFMVSSYDDAGAEKWAHEAGIEILRGDGRLAGPHAVAVGGKTYTADHVVVATGSSPVIPPVPGLRELPGLWTNREATGAKEIPRRLLVLGAGPTGAELSQAFARLGAEVALVDGADHVLPREPRALGEAVGEALRADGIALHLGQHAGAARLDGDEYVLDLPDGTQLRAERLLVATGRRPRVDDVGLDTVGVEANPHGIPVDDRMAAGDGLWAVGDVTGQWNLTHVGEYQGRVVAANILGRPTTVNYDAIPRVVFTDPQAAAVGAADGAFTATVQLSGVPRTATYTRAYDTRPGFLTVVSDGERLTGAYAAGPEAGEWLQQATLAIRARVPLDVLLDVVQPFPTFSEAFQHVLRDLDRQVRHPSGDR, encoded by the coding sequence GCCGCGGGTGGCCTGCGGGTCGCCGTCGTCGAGCGGGAACTGCTCGGCGGCGAATGTTCCTACTGGGCGTGCATCCCGTCCAAGACCCTGCTGCGGCCCGGCGAAGCGCTGGCCGCCGCCCGCGACGTCCCGGGTGCCCGCGAGGCGATCACCGGCCGAACGGACGCCGCCGCGGCGCTCGCGTGGCGCGACTTCATGGTCTCGTCCTACGACGACGCCGGCGCCGAAAAATGGGCCCACGAAGCGGGAATCGAGATCCTGCGCGGCGACGGCCGGCTCGCCGGGCCGCACGCCGTCGCCGTCGGCGGGAAGACCTACACCGCCGACCACGTCGTCGTCGCGACCGGCTCTTCCCCCGTCATCCCGCCCGTGCCCGGCCTCCGCGAGCTGCCCGGCCTGTGGACCAACCGCGAAGCGACCGGAGCAAAGGAGATCCCGCGCCGCCTCCTGGTCCTCGGGGCCGGGCCGACCGGGGCCGAGCTGTCCCAGGCGTTCGCGCGTCTCGGCGCCGAGGTCGCGCTCGTCGACGGCGCCGACCACGTCCTGCCCCGCGAACCCCGAGCGCTCGGCGAAGCCGTCGGAGAAGCACTGCGCGCCGACGGTATCGCCCTGCACCTCGGGCAGCACGCCGGCGCCGCGCGGCTCGACGGCGACGAATACGTGCTCGACCTGCCCGACGGCACCCAGCTGCGCGCCGAACGGCTGCTCGTCGCCACCGGACGGCGGCCACGCGTCGACGACGTCGGCCTTGACACCGTCGGCGTCGAAGCGAACCCGCACGGCATCCCGGTCGACGACCGGATGGCGGCCGGCGACGGCCTCTGGGCCGTCGGCGACGTCACCGGGCAGTGGAACCTGACCCACGTCGGCGAGTACCAGGGCCGGGTCGTGGCCGCGAACATCCTCGGCCGGCCCACGACGGTCAACTACGACGCCATCCCGCGGGTCGTCTTCACCGACCCGCAAGCCGCGGCCGTCGGCGCCGCGGACGGCGCTTTCACCGCGACGGTGCAGCTCTCCGGAGTCCCGCGCACCGCGACCTACACCCGCGCCTACGACACGCGGCCCGGCTTCCTCACCGTCGTCTCCGACGGCGAACGGCTCACCGGCGCGTACGCCGCCGGCCCCGAAGCCGGCGAATGGCTCCAGCAGGCCACCCTGGCCATCCGCGCCCGCGTCCCGCTGGACGTGCTGCTCGACGTCGTCCAGCCGTTCCCGACCTTCTCCGAAGCCTTCCAGCACGTCCTGCGCGATCTCGACCGCCAGGTCCGCCACCCCTCGGGAGACCGATGA
- a CDS encoding WD40 repeat domain-containing protein gives MSAPTARRRPVGQSGRGQHRAADERSGLGRAARRRRLPAGSDRPGPRCPAEHVRDAYSTRLPGHTGAVYAAVFHPGGRLLATAGTNATTRLWDTADPHHPRVAGTIGDPANGGFLATAFSPDGTVLAAAGAVGGIRLWNVTDPARPRPALVLIGHSGGVRRIAFRADGRLLASAGTDDTVRLCDPRSGAAVATLTGHTGDVSAVVFTPDGHTLVSTSADTTVRLWDVTTPAAPRPSAVLTGHTDRVLAAAVSPDGRELATGGFDNTLRLWDLTTPQHRPLAALTGHTSGIAAVAFSPDGRTAATGSYDFTVRL, from the coding sequence GTGTCCGCTCCGACGGCGCGTCGCCGCCCTGTCGGCCAAAGTGGCCGGGGACAGCACCGCGCTGCGGACGAGCGATCCGGCCTTGGCCGCGCAGCTCGGCGTCGCCGCCTACCGGCCGGCTCCGACCGCCCAGGCCCGCGGTGCCCCGCTGAGCACGTTCGCGACGCCTATTCAACGCGCCTGCCCGGTCACACCGGCGCGGTGTACGCCGCCGTCTTCCACCCCGGTGGCCGGCTGCTCGCCACCGCCGGTACCAACGCCACGACGAGGTTGTGGGACACAGCGGACCCGCACCACCCGCGCGTGGCCGGCACAATCGGCGATCCGGCGAACGGCGGGTTCCTCGCCACCGCATTCTCTCCGGACGGCACCGTGCTGGCCGCCGCCGGCGCCGTCGGCGGGATCCGGCTGTGGAACGTCACCGATCCTGCGCGACCGCGGCCGGCTCTCGTACTCATTGGCCATTCCGGTGGGGTGCGCCGGATCGCGTTCCGCGCCGACGGCCGGCTCCTCGCCTCGGCGGGAACCGATGACACCGTGCGCCTGTGTGACCCCAGATCCGGCGCCGCGGTCGCCACGCTCACCGGCCACACCGGCGACGTCAGCGCCGTGGTGTTCACCCCCGACGGCCACACCCTGGTCAGCACCAGCGCCGACACCACCGTCCGGCTCTGGGACGTCACCACTCCGGCCGCGCCACGCCCGTCAGCCGTGCTCACCGGGCACACCGACCGCGTGCTGGCTGCCGCGGTGAGCCCGGACGGGCGGGAACTGGCGACCGGCGGGTTCGACAACACACTGCGGCTGTGGGACCTGACGACTCCGCAGCACCGTCCGCTCGCCGCACTGACCGGCCACACCAGCGGCATCGCCGCCGTGGCCTTCTCCCCCGACGGCCGAACCGCCGCCACCGGGAGCTACGACTTCACCGTCCGGCTCTAG
- a CDS encoding WD40 repeat domain-containing protein has protein sequence MTGHPDRVNSVGFSPDGRTVVTAGTDKTVRLWDTDEEAVADRICAVTQPRITEAQWANYLPGIPYTPPCS, from the coding sequence ATCACCGGTCACCCGGACCGCGTCAACTCGGTCGGTTTCAGTCCCGACGGGCGCACGGTCGTCACCGCGGGCACCGACAAGACCGTTCGGCTCTGGGACACCGACGAAGAGGCGGTCGCCGACCGGATCTGCGCCGTCACCCAGCCGCGGATCACGGAGGCACAGTGGGCGAATTACCTGCCCGGCATCCCGTACACTCCGCCCTGTTCCTGA